A genome region from Nocardiopsis exhalans includes the following:
- a CDS encoding proton-conducting transporter transmembrane domain-containing protein, translating to MLLLALVALPAVAAMTGSIRSLRPLAPALGAGAALSTTALAGALAVTVALGGPVAMVLAAPDGHVWTGLAADRLEAIVLLLVCAISAVVQVFALRYLRGDPAAAAFAITAGALTAATAAMVAAVTLVTLAVAWSLTGAALWRLVGMYRPAPSAIDASHRTARVVIIGDVALWSGVVLAVAAWGDLDLRDQNDIAFGSAVGTAVACSLVIAAAARCAQLPWHRWLSATLAAPTPVSALLHAGVVNAGGVLLVKLSPIFGAVPAATHLAFAIGAVSAVAATAIMLTRPDVKGSLVHSTIGQMGFMLMTCALGLYAAAVVHLLAHGLFKAALFLGSGSAVQRYTQRILAPPAPRWTPARAVQVAVLAGAVAVAAVAVAIWWLPPHTGGAALLIFAAATAARLAWGWLRRHPTVGALATVVVVLPGAVIGYLGVVAAVTEFLAPSMPVAATAAVPAWLPAIVVAVPVVGALLVHRAHALGLGRWRDRLYVLALSAGQQRTHTTPGLPSRAVPAPHPRPVPLPEGAGA from the coding sequence ATGCTGCTGCTGGCCCTGGTAGCCCTTCCCGCCGTCGCGGCGATGACCGGATCGATCCGGAGCCTGCGACCCCTGGCACCCGCGCTGGGCGCGGGCGCGGCACTGTCGACGACCGCACTGGCCGGGGCTCTGGCCGTGACGGTGGCCCTCGGCGGACCGGTGGCGATGGTGTTGGCCGCTCCGGACGGGCACGTCTGGACCGGGTTGGCGGCCGACCGCCTCGAGGCGATCGTGCTGTTGCTAGTGTGCGCGATCAGCGCGGTGGTCCAGGTGTTCGCCCTGCGCTACCTGCGCGGCGACCCGGCCGCGGCCGCGTTCGCCATCACGGCCGGGGCGCTGACCGCCGCGACCGCGGCGATGGTGGCCGCGGTCACGCTGGTCACCCTGGCGGTGGCGTGGTCGCTGACCGGTGCCGCCCTGTGGCGACTCGTGGGAATGTACCGACCCGCCCCTTCGGCCATCGACGCCTCCCACCGCACCGCGCGTGTGGTCATCATCGGAGACGTCGCATTGTGGTCCGGGGTGGTTCTCGCGGTCGCCGCCTGGGGCGATCTCGACCTGCGCGACCAGAACGACATAGCCTTCGGCAGCGCGGTGGGCACGGCGGTGGCCTGCTCGCTGGTGATCGCCGCGGCCGCACGGTGTGCGCAGTTGCCTTGGCACCGGTGGCTGTCGGCGACTTTGGCGGCGCCGACCCCGGTCTCGGCGCTGCTGCACGCCGGCGTGGTCAACGCGGGCGGGGTGCTCCTGGTGAAGCTGTCGCCGATCTTCGGTGCAGTCCCGGCGGCGACACACCTGGCGTTCGCCATCGGCGCCGTCAGCGCTGTGGCCGCCACGGCGATCATGCTGACCCGCCCCGACGTCAAGGGCTCGCTGGTGCACTCCACGATCGGGCAGATGGGGTTCATGCTCATGACCTGCGCGCTCGGCCTCTACGCGGCGGCGGTAGTGCACCTGTTGGCGCACGGACTGTTCAAAGCCGCCTTGTTCCTGGGCTCGGGGTCGGCGGTGCAGCGCTACACCCAGCGCATCCTGGCTCCGCCCGCGCCCCGGTGGACCCCCGCGCGTGCGGTGCAGGTGGCCGTCCTCGCCGGAGCCGTCGCGGTTGCGGCCGTGGCCGTCGCGATCTGGTGGCTGCCCCCGCACACCGGAGGCGCGGCGCTACTGATCTTCGCCGCGGCCACCGCCGCACGGCTGGCGTGGGGATGGCTGCGGCGCCACCCGACCGTGGGGGCGCTGGCCACCGTGGTGGTCGTGCTGCCGGGTGCGGTGATCGGCTACCTGGGCGTGGTGGCCGCGGTCACGGAGTTCCTGGCCCCGAGCATGCCCGTCGCCGCCACCGCCGCAGTTCCGGCCTGGTTGCCGGCGATCGTGGTGGCGGTGCCGGTGGTCGGAGCGCTGTTGGTCCACCGGGCACACGCACTCGGTCTCGGCCGCTGGCGCGACCGCCTCTACGTGTTGGCGTTGTCCGCCGGACAGCAGCGCACGCACACCACTCCGGGTCTCCCGTCACGTGCGGTGCCCGCACCGCACCCACGGCCGGTGCCCCTTCCCGAGGGGGCCGGGGCGTGA
- a CDS encoding winged helix-turn-helix domain-containing protein: protein MVDMQEWTFLTNHAHVLLCVVRDPQARLRDVAEQVGITERAAQRIVADLVEAGYLEREREGRRNRYRMHAELPLRHPMDRDTPIGELLTVLIGTRNGPDEAL from the coding sequence ATGGTGGATATGCAGGAGTGGACGTTTCTCACCAACCACGCCCACGTACTGCTGTGCGTGGTGCGGGATCCCCAGGCCCGCTTGCGGGATGTCGCCGAGCAGGTCGGCATCACAGAACGGGCCGCACAGCGCATCGTGGCGGACCTCGTCGAAGCCGGATACCTGGAACGAGAGCGCGAAGGGCGCCGCAACCGGTACCGGATGCACGCGGAGTTGCCACTGCGCCATCCGATGGACCGCGACACCCCCATCGGAGAACTCCTGACCGTGCTCATCGGCACCCGCAACGGCCCTGACGAGGCCCTGTGA
- a CDS encoding DUF6671 family protein, whose amino-acid sequence MTTTAHPYADARVALATRHAKDKVLGPALARIPGLRLILADDVDTDELGTFTGEVPRAASPSVTAVRKARLGLRSTGLGLAVASEGSFGPHPMAPMLSAGDEILAFLDTTRDLCIVERRLGLTNFAHTTARRLDETIEAFLGRTGFGAHAMIVRPHTPIDPQDPRPISKGIRTRAELAAAIDECALRSADGLARLETDMRAHLNPTRMREIGLLADRLTDRLATLCPACGTPGYGQVDREPGLPCDSCSEPTSQTLAVIHGCQRCPHRSSHPRDDGRVSTDPTFCDGCNP is encoded by the coding sequence GTGACCACCACCGCCCACCCCTACGCGGACGCACGCGTCGCACTGGCCACCAGACACGCCAAGGACAAGGTCCTGGGCCCGGCCTTGGCCCGGATCCCGGGTCTGCGCCTGATCCTCGCCGACGACGTCGACACCGACGAGCTGGGCACTTTCACCGGTGAGGTCCCACGCGCGGCATCGCCGTCCGTGACCGCCGTGCGCAAGGCACGCCTCGGTCTACGGTCGACCGGCCTCGGTCTCGCCGTGGCCAGCGAAGGCTCCTTCGGTCCGCATCCCATGGCTCCGATGCTCAGTGCCGGCGACGAGATCCTCGCCTTCCTCGACACCACCCGGGACCTGTGCATCGTGGAGCGCCGCCTGGGCCTCACGAACTTCGCCCACACCACCGCCCGACGCCTCGATGAGACCATCGAGGCGTTCTTGGGCCGAACCGGTTTCGGCGCCCACGCGATGATCGTGCGCCCCCACACCCCGATCGATCCGCAGGACCCCCGCCCTATCAGTAAGGGCATCCGGACCCGCGCCGAACTGGCCGCCGCGATCGACGAGTGCGCCCTACGGTCGGCCGACGGCCTGGCCCGGCTGGAGACCGACATGCGCGCCCACCTCAATCCCACGCGCATGCGCGAGATCGGACTGCTCGCCGACCGGCTCACCGACCGCCTCGCCACGCTGTGCCCCGCCTGCGGCACCCCCGGATACGGCCAGGTCGACCGAGAACCCGGCCTTCCGTGCGACAGTTGCTCTGAGCCCACATCACAGACCCTCGCCGTCATCCACGGATGCCAGCGGTGTCCTCATCGCAGCAGCCACCCCAGAGACGACGGTCGGGTCAGCACCGACCCCACGTTCTGCGACGGGTGCAATCCGTGA
- a CDS encoding TerC family protein, producing the protein MLIAIGTVDLLFAVDSIPAIFGITQEPYIVFTANAFALLGLRALFFLVKGLLDRLVYLSTGLALILLFIGAKLLLHWAHVDLDERVPEIPTLASLAVIIVILVVVTVASLAKTRRDPTAKAHAGSLRAHDAEAGREDTTEEP; encoded by the coding sequence GTGCTGATCGCAATCGGCACCGTCGACCTGCTGTTCGCCGTGGACTCGATCCCGGCGATCTTCGGGATCACCCAGGAGCCCTACATCGTGTTCACCGCGAACGCGTTCGCCCTGCTCGGGCTGCGCGCACTGTTCTTCCTGGTGAAGGGCTTGCTCGACCGGCTGGTGTACCTCTCGACCGGGCTGGCGCTCATCCTGCTGTTCATCGGCGCGAAACTGCTTCTGCACTGGGCCCACGTGGACCTGGACGAACGGGTCCCGGAGATCCCGACGCTGGCGAGCCTGGCGGTGATCATCGTGATCCTGGTCGTGGTCACTGTGGCGAGCCTGGCCAAGACCCGCCGCGACCCTACGGCCAAGGCCCACGCGGGCTCACTTCGCGCGCACGACGCCGAGGCCGGGCGCGAGGACACCACCGAAGAGCCGTGA
- a CDS encoding winged helix-turn-helix domain-containing protein gives MQEWTFLTNHAHVLLCVVRDPQARLRDVAEQVGITERAAQRIVADLVEAGYLEREREGRRNRYRMHAELPLRHPMDRDTAIGELVAVLIGTRIDPDQVA, from the coding sequence ATGCAGGAGTGGACGTTTCTCACCAACCACGCCCACGTACTGCTGTGCGTGGTACGGGACCCCCAGGCCCGGTTGCGCGATGTCGCCGAACAGGTGGGCATCACAGAACGGGCCGCGCAGCGCATCGTGGCGGACCTCGTCGAAGCCGGATACCTGGAACGAGAGCGCGAAGGGCGCCGCAACCGGTACCGGATGCACGCGGAGTTGCCACTGCGCCATCCGATGGACCGCGACACCGCCATCGGAGAACTCGTGGCCGTGCTCATCGGCACCCGCATCGACCCTGACCAGGTGGCGTGA
- a CDS encoding UDP-N-acetylmuramoyl-tripeptide--D-alanyl-D-alanine ligase — MIPLTAAAVAEATGGRLTAGTDPLLRVTAPASIDSRRVDPGGLFAAIPGRHTDGHDHAQAAIAAGAALVLASRPVAAPAVQVADVTVALGTLARHVAGQLSATVIGITGSNGKTSTKDLAAQVLAHHGPVTATDGSYNNELGFPLTVLRATPDTRYLVLEMGARGRGHLGYLCDLVTPHVGLVLNVGTAHIGQYPDGQAGIAAAKNELVTGLPDADHGGLAVLNADDPLVSAMADRTRARPMWWSHHPDPTRVHARDVRLTPDGRAEFTLRTPEGTAPVMLSLTGRHHIGNALAVAATAHGLGLDTATIAQALTEARPGSAGRMQTIIRNDGITLVHDAYNANPDSMSAALIALTSMTARRRIAVLGEMAELGEHAAQAHCHLGVLAAQAALDLLVVVGDDHAALIADAARAACAHLDIVSVRDARQAHDALHRGLHPGDLVLIKASRAARLEDLVAALNDR, encoded by the coding sequence GTGATACCTCTGACCGCAGCCGCCGTCGCCGAGGCGACCGGAGGTCGCCTGACCGCCGGCACCGACCCCCTCCTACGGGTCACGGCACCCGCGAGCATCGACTCACGCCGGGTCGACCCCGGCGGCCTGTTCGCCGCGATCCCCGGTCGGCACACCGACGGGCACGACCACGCCCAGGCCGCCATCGCCGCGGGCGCGGCGCTGGTGCTCGCCTCACGGCCGGTGGCCGCCCCGGCCGTCCAGGTCGCCGATGTCACCGTCGCGCTCGGCACGCTGGCCCGCCACGTGGCGGGCCAGCTGTCGGCGACCGTCATCGGCATCACCGGATCGAACGGAAAGACCAGCACCAAGGATCTCGCCGCCCAGGTGCTGGCGCACCACGGACCCGTCACCGCCACCGACGGTTCGTACAACAACGAACTCGGATTCCCCCTCACGGTCCTGCGCGCCACCCCCGACACGCGCTACCTCGTCCTGGAGATGGGCGCCCGGGGCCGCGGGCACCTCGGCTACCTGTGCGACCTGGTCACGCCCCATGTAGGCCTGGTGCTCAACGTCGGCACCGCCCACATCGGCCAGTACCCCGACGGACAGGCCGGGATCGCCGCGGCCAAGAACGAACTGGTCACCGGACTCCCCGACGCCGACCACGGCGGCCTCGCCGTCCTCAACGCCGACGATCCGCTCGTCTCAGCCATGGCGGACCGAACCCGTGCCCGCCCCATGTGGTGGAGCCACCACCCCGATCCGACGCGCGTGCACGCCCGCGACGTGCGCCTCACCCCGGACGGTCGCGCGGAATTCACCCTGCGCACCCCCGAGGGCACCGCGCCCGTCATGCTCTCGCTCACCGGCCGACACCACATCGGCAACGCACTCGCCGTCGCGGCGACCGCCCATGGCCTGGGCCTGGACACCGCGACGATCGCCCAAGCTCTGACCGAAGCACGGCCCGGATCCGCCGGACGTATGCAGACCATCATCCGGAATGACGGTATTACCCTCGTCCACGACGCCTACAACGCGAATCCGGACTCGATGTCGGCCGCTCTCATCGCACTGACCTCGATGACCGCGCGTCGCCGCATCGCGGTCCTGGGAGAGATGGCCGAACTCGGAGAGCACGCCGCCCAAGCCCATTGCCACCTGGGCGTGCTCGCCGCACAGGCCGCTCTCGACCTCCTGGTCGTGGTCGGCGATGACCACGCCGCCCTGATCGCCGACGCCGCCCGCGCCGCATGCGCCCACCTCGACATCGTCTCCGTCCGTGACGCACGGCAGGCCCACGACGCCCTCCACCGCGGCCTTCACCCCGGCGACCTCGTCTTGATCAAGGCCTCCCGGGCCGCCCGCCTCGAAGACCTCGTCGCCGCCCTCAACGACCGCTGA
- a CDS encoding L-threonylcarbamoyladenylate synthase: MSDQPELVLDRIECAARTLGAGGLVAFPTETVYGLGADAENVGAVERVFTVKGRPTTHPLIVHLGGAHQLAEWAADVPDTAHLIAERFWPGPLTLVLRRADRVPRVVTGGLDTIALRVPDHPVALRMLTAFGGGVAAPSANRFGEVSPTTTRHVHEGLGADVDYVLDGGPCSVGVESAIVDLTGEPAILRPGGVSREDLEHVLGRAVSVRAKSAVRVPGQFPSHYAPQARVLLVEPDRVPDEAELLVAQGRRVGVLLPPEFAGDAVSSSAQHVIAVPDSAAQYAQRLYGFLHDFDRHGCEVVVASLPALEGIGSAIADRLGRAAGPRDRASRGSGRFSGR, encoded by the coding sequence ATTTCGGATCAACCAGAACTCGTACTCGACCGCATCGAGTGCGCCGCTCGCACCTTGGGTGCGGGCGGTCTGGTCGCGTTCCCCACCGAGACCGTGTACGGGCTCGGCGCCGATGCCGAGAATGTCGGCGCCGTGGAGCGTGTCTTCACGGTGAAGGGGCGGCCGACGACGCATCCGCTGATCGTGCACCTCGGCGGCGCACATCAGCTCGCTGAGTGGGCGGCCGACGTCCCCGACACCGCGCACCTGATCGCCGAACGCTTCTGGCCGGGCCCGTTGACGCTGGTGCTTCGGCGGGCGGACCGTGTTCCCCGTGTGGTCACCGGTGGCCTCGACACCATCGCGCTGCGGGTGCCGGACCATCCGGTCGCCCTGCGGATGCTGACGGCTTTCGGCGGCGGGGTGGCGGCGCCCTCGGCCAACCGCTTCGGCGAGGTCAGCCCTACGACGACCCGTCATGTCCATGAGGGACTGGGCGCGGACGTCGACTATGTGCTCGACGGTGGCCCGTGCTCGGTCGGCGTCGAGTCCGCCATCGTCGATCTCACGGGTGAGCCGGCGATCCTGCGCCCCGGTGGTGTGAGTAGAGAGGATCTCGAGCACGTACTGGGCCGTGCCGTGTCGGTGCGGGCCAAGAGCGCTGTCCGGGTTCCGGGCCAGTTCCCGTCGCACTACGCGCCGCAGGCCCGGGTCCTCCTGGTCGAGCCGGACCGGGTCCCCGACGAAGCCGAACTGCTGGTGGCGCAAGGGCGTCGGGTCGGTGTCCTTCTTCCTCCCGAGTTCGCGGGTGATGCCGTGTCGTCTTCCGCGCAGCATGTGATCGCGGTACCGGACTCGGCCGCACAGTACGCGCAGCGGCTTTATGGGTTCCTCCATGACTTCGACCGGCATGGATGCGAGGTCGTCGTGGCATCGCTTCCCGCCCTGGAGGGGATCGGATCGGCGATCGCGGATCGGCTCGGCCGGGCGGCCGGGCCCCGCGACCGGGCGAGTCGTGGCTCCGGCCGGTTCAGCGGTCGTTGA